A genomic window from Chitinivibrionales bacterium includes:
- the hisC gene encoding histidinol-phosphate transaminase — MELKKVLPLIRPQVRNLTAYHLDRVECDIKLNQNENPFDWPGNVKNEVAEFVKERFWNRYPSFIPVDLKKSIADYCDVCSENIIVGNGSNEMLLVLLLALMEKETPVIACQPTFTVYNLLVNGLGGTPRTVMLDENLRYDCDAICSACEESPEAVLIIASPNNPTGTSLKKEQLEKILSVHKGFFILDQAYVEFGGFNAVPLIDKYPNCIITRTFSKALGAAGLRLGYMIGNKEVIAEINKIKLPYNINFFSEKTAQVLLENRSYVTEKVTGLIAERNDLYGFFSKLPFDNCYSSDTNFILVRTAGKNELFKYLKSKGILVRDVSSYPMLENCLRINIGTARENQALKHACEEFFAKSKTPVSGS; from the coding sequence ATGGAACTGAAGAAAGTTCTTCCTCTGATCAGACCGCAGGTACGTAATCTTACAGCCTATCATCTCGATCGGGTAGAATGCGACATTAAATTAAACCAGAACGAAAATCCTTTCGACTGGCCCGGGAATGTCAAAAATGAAGTTGCGGAGTTTGTTAAAGAGCGATTCTGGAACCGGTATCCTTCGTTTATCCCTGTCGATCTGAAAAAATCTATTGCAGATTATTGCGATGTCTGCTCCGAAAATATTATTGTGGGCAATGGGTCAAATGAAATGCTCCTCGTGCTGCTGCTTGCCTTAATGGAGAAAGAGACGCCCGTTATTGCCTGCCAACCAACATTCACGGTCTACAACCTGCTGGTAAACGGACTCGGTGGTACGCCTCGCACGGTTATGCTCGATGAAAATCTGCGGTACGATTGTGATGCAATCTGCAGTGCCTGTGAAGAATCTCCTGAAGCGGTGTTAATTATCGCGTCACCCAATAATCCAACCGGAACATCGCTGAAAAAAGAGCAGCTTGAAAAGATCCTTTCGGTTCACAAAGGGTTTTTTATTCTTGATCAGGCCTATGTCGAATTCGGCGGATTCAATGCGGTACCCCTTATCGATAAATACCCGAACTGTATTATCACCCGTACATTCTCAAAAGCTCTGGGAGCTGCAGGATTACGGCTCGGCTACATGATCGGTAACAAAGAGGTGATCGCAGAAATCAACAAGATCAAACTGCCCTATAACATCAATTTTTTCTCGGAGAAAACCGCGCAGGTGCTTCTGGAAAACCGCAGTTATGTTACGGAAAAAGTTACCGGATTGATAGCGGAGCGGAATGATCTGTACGGTTTTTTCTCGAAATTACCTTTTGATAATTGTTATTCATCCGATACCAATTTTATCCTGGTCAGAACAGCCGGAAAAAATGAGTTGTTTAAATACCTGAAATCAAAGGGTATTCTTGTGCGTGATGTTTCATCCTATCCCATGCTCGAAAACTGCCTGCGCATCAACATCGGTACAGCTCGCGAAAATCAGGCGCTCAAGCATGCCTGTGAGGAGTTTTTCGCGAAAAGCAAAACACCTGTTTCAGGTTCCTGA
- a CDS encoding TIGR00725 family protein — MGKRKPAIGVIGGKEVSQSDLDLAYELGVHIANNDALLICGGLGGIMEAASRGAAENNGTVLGVLPGEKKSDANPWVTIALPTGMGIGRNTLVVRFSDVLIAFPGSYGTLSEIGLALNSGKTVVYLPGAWDLKKIASVESARYKEAFTAPQAVGLALDALR, encoded by the coding sequence ATGGGTAAACGAAAACCCGCAATAGGAGTTATCGGCGGTAAAGAAGTTTCACAGAGCGATCTTGATCTCGCCTATGAACTCGGCGTGCATATTGCCAATAATGATGCGCTTTTGATTTGCGGTGGTCTTGGAGGCATTATGGAAGCCGCCTCCAGAGGTGCGGCGGAAAACAATGGTACGGTTCTGGGAGTCCTTCCCGGCGAAAAGAAAAGCGATGCCAACCCCTGGGTAACAATCGCTCTTCCCACCGGCATGGGAATCGGCCGTAACACCCTGGTAGTCCGGTTTTCGGATGTTCTTATCGCTTTCCCCGGCTCTTACGGCACATTAAGTGAAATTGGTCTTGCGCTCAACAGCGGCAAAACCGTGGTGTACCTTCCGGGCGCCTGGGATCTGAAAAAAATAGCAAGCGTCGAAAGTGCGCGATACAAAGAAGCCTTTACAGCCCCCCAGGCTGTCGGGCTGGCTCTTGATGCGCTGCGATAG
- the hisB gene encoding imidazoleglycerol-phosphate dehydratase HisB, whose translation MTRKSEISRKTKETDIQVSLNIDGNGNSTIESGNGFMDHMLALFSKHGLFDLECICKGDLEVDFHHSAEDIGICLGRAVKEALGDMRGIVRYATTFVPMDESLARVCLDICGRSNVVYEVTLLDRKINDFECDLAEDFFKAFTDHSRITLHVDLLRGRNSHHSLEAVFKAFGKALATACTINPRTPQDIPTTKGVL comes from the coding sequence ATGACACGAAAATCGGAAATTTCACGGAAAACCAAAGAGACCGACATTCAGGTAAGTCTGAATATTGACGGCAACGGCAACTCAACCATCGAAAGCGGCAATGGTTTTATGGATCATATGCTTGCTCTCTTTTCGAAACATGGTCTCTTTGATCTTGAGTGTATCTGCAAGGGGGACCTTGAGGTGGATTTTCATCACAGTGCCGAAGATATCGGGATTTGTCTGGGGCGGGCGGTAAAAGAGGCCCTTGGAGATATGCGCGGTATTGTTCGATATGCCACTACATTTGTGCCCATGGATGAATCACTGGCGCGGGTATGTCTGGATATCTGCGGGCGTTCCAATGTTGTTTACGAAGTTACCCTGCTCGATCGAAAGATAAATGATTTTGAGTGTGACCTGGCTGAAGATTTCTTTAAAGCTTTTACCGATCATTCCCGGATAACCCTTCATGTCGACCTTTTGCGCGGAAGAAATTCGCATCATTCACTCGAAGCGGTTTTCAAGGCTTTCGGCAAAGCCCTGGCCACTGCCTGTACAATCAATCCCCGTACTCCTCAGGATATTCCCACAACAAAAGGGGTGCTGTGA
- a CDS encoding inositol monophosphatase, which produces MRKLFYTIPSSIGSLLPMTKDLKKIITTARYAATEAGSVILSLFNKAQVHYKDLNDPVTQADIDAQEKITGIIKEQFPSHQFLNEEDTREQDYDSDHLWIIDPLDGTNNYIGGIPHFGVSVAYAEKGVLKAGVVYDPVRDEMFYADSGGAYLNEKPIRVTTTETLKGAVVATGFSTDRGEPVEKTCDIVKMLLKNDIRAFRRMGSAALDLCWVACGRLDAYFEYSLHTWDFAGGAHIVKQAGGECVSSQGTELRLDSSGVIASNSVLFDAFKRKTAWKK; this is translated from the coding sequence GTGCGTAAGCTATTTTACACTATTCCATCATCAATCGGGAGTCTCCTGCCAATGACAAAGGACCTGAAAAAAATAATTACTACTGCCCGTTATGCTGCAACTGAAGCCGGTTCGGTTATCCTGTCTTTGTTCAACAAGGCACAGGTACATTACAAGGATCTCAATGATCCCGTGACGCAGGCCGATATCGACGCACAGGAAAAAATTACCGGGATTATCAAGGAGCAGTTTCCTTCTCATCAATTCCTCAATGAAGAAGATACCCGGGAGCAGGACTATGATTCGGACCATTTGTGGATAATCGACCCTCTGGATGGGACCAATAATTATATCGGCGGCATTCCTCATTTCGGAGTTTCCGTAGCCTATGCCGAAAAGGGAGTGCTTAAAGCCGGTGTTGTTTATGATCCGGTACGCGATGAAATGTTTTATGCCGATTCGGGAGGGGCATACCTGAACGAAAAACCGATCCGGGTGACCACAACCGAAACTCTTAAGGGGGCGGTTGTCGCTACCGGTTTTTCTACCGATCGTGGCGAGCCGGTTGAAAAAACCTGTGATATCGTGAAAATGCTTCTGAAAAATGACATTCGGGCTTTTCGCCGAATGGGAAGTGCAGCGCTTGATCTCTGCTGGGTAGCCTGCGGACGTCTTGATGCATACTTTGAATACTCCCTTCATACCTGGGATTTTGCCGGGGGCGCACATATCGTAAAGCAGGCCGGCGGGGAGTGTGTCTCCTCCCAGGGAACGGAACTCCGGCTCGATTCATCCGGTGTTATCGCATCGAACAGCGTACTCTTTGATGCCTTCAAAAGAAAAACCGCGTGGAAAAAATAA
- a CDS encoding DUF4159 domain-containing protein gives MNTRGQSIIAALIVIGTLGAGFCEKGCELTVARLKYGGGGDWYANPSSLPNLISYIKKHSSAPLCDTSATVEIMSEHLFHFPFLYMTGHGNVHFTHREKLRLRKYLMGGGFLWADDNYGMDKSLRRELAALFPDNPLVRIPSDHPIYSSRFNLPGLPKIHEHDGEPAQGFGIFVEDRMLIYYTYSSDIGDGMEDLKVHNDGPALHELALKMGTNVIIWFFEQ, from the coding sequence ATGAATACACGCGGACAGAGCATCATTGCAGCCCTGATTGTTATCGGAACCCTGGGCGCCGGTTTCTGTGAGAAAGGATGTGAATTGACAGTTGCCCGGCTGAAATACGGCGGGGGCGGCGACTGGTATGCAAATCCATCATCACTGCCCAATCTTATTTCGTACATAAAAAAACATTCTTCCGCCCCCCTCTGCGATACATCGGCAACAGTGGAAATTATGAGCGAACATCTGTTCCATTTTCCTTTTCTCTATATGACCGGCCACGGCAATGTTCATTTCACCCACCGGGAAAAACTTCGCCTGCGCAAGTACCTTATGGGAGGTGGTTTTTTGTGGGCCGACGACAATTACGGGATGGATAAATCATTACGGCGGGAGCTGGCGGCACTCTTTCCCGACAACCCGCTGGTCAGAATACCGTCCGATCATCCGATATATTCAAGCAGGTTCAATCTTCCCGGCCTCCCCAAAATCCACGAGCATGACGGTGAACCGGCGCAGGGGTTCGGTATTTTCGTGGAAGACAGGATGCTGATATACTATACCTACAGCTCCGATATCGGCGATGGAATGGAAGATCTGAAAGTACATAACGACGGCCCCGCCCTTCACGAACTGGCCCTGAAAATGGGCACGAATGTTATCATCTGGTTTTTTGAACAGTGA
- the maf gene encoding septum formation protein Maf has product MLGIRLWSFLIFIVIIARESFDSRAYIKQNVSYMSVWNLGDIKIILASQSPRRKQILEQMGLEFEIIVPVIPNEEEEYIVLDDVGGSLQRLADAKATSVSHANPSALVLGADTVVVINGEVLGKPRSADDAARMLMRLAGRMHYVYTAIAARCEKINFNCTALAETKVFFRNISKEDLEYYLAYEHYMDKAGAYAIQGKAMAFVDKIEGCFYNVMGLPVKETINLIEEFMLRKGVRDVG; this is encoded by the coding sequence ATGCTTGGTATTAGACTATGGTCTTTTCTTATTTTTATAGTTATTATAGCTCGCGAGTCTTTCGATAGCCGGGCATACATCAAACAGAATGTATCTTATATGAGTGTATGGAACCTCGGGGATATCAAAATAATTCTGGCATCCCAGTCGCCGAGGCGAAAACAAATCCTTGAACAAATGGGCCTTGAGTTCGAAATCATTGTGCCTGTAATTCCGAATGAAGAAGAAGAGTATATTGTTCTGGACGATGTTGGAGGTTCACTGCAGCGACTTGCCGATGCAAAGGCGACATCGGTATCACATGCCAATCCTTCTGCCCTGGTACTGGGCGCAGATACGGTGGTCGTGATAAACGGCGAGGTTCTGGGCAAGCCGCGTAGCGCCGATGATGCGGCTCGAATGCTTATGCGGTTGGCCGGAAGAATGCATTATGTGTATACCGCCATCGCGGCACGATGTGAAAAAATTAATTTTAATTGTACAGCGCTGGCTGAAACAAAGGTATTTTTTAGAAATATATCAAAAGAAGATCTGGAATATTATCTTGCGTACGAGCACTATATGGATAAAGCCGGTGCATATGCAATTCAGGGAAAGGCAATGGCATTTGTGGATAAGATAGAAGGTTGCTTTTATAATGTTATGGGCCTTCCGGTAAAAGAAACAATTAATTTAATCGAAGAATTTATGCTACGGAAAGGGGTTCGTGATGTCGGATAA
- a CDS encoding YchF/TatD family DNA exonuclease: MWIDTHAHLSDLSPTALQQEMASLPRHKVSAVVNAATDLKSAETIIEQCTGYSSLYGTVGISPFDVMTLPENWESRLRTLAGKPSIIGIGEIGIDSTNPRYPSLDRQMPVFEHQLMLAKELSMPAVIHSRGAEKRAVTLCKSLDIQKVIFHCFTGSQDALGMLLDEGYYVSFSGIITFKNQDVKERVVYAPLDRIFIETDTPYLAPVPFRGKRNRPAWVSHVGKKAAALKNISTERLAEALKKNFNGLFSVET; encoded by the coding sequence ATGTGGATCGATACACATGCCCATCTTTCCGATCTTTCCCCCACGGCACTTCAGCAGGAGATGGCTTCACTGCCTCGCCATAAGGTAAGCGCCGTTGTTAACGCCGCAACCGATCTGAAATCTGCCGAAACGATTATCGAGCAATGCACCGGATATTCTTCACTGTACGGAACCGTGGGAATTTCTCCATTCGATGTCATGACGTTACCCGAAAACTGGGAATCCCGCCTGCGTACTCTGGCCGGTAAACCATCGATTATCGGAATAGGAGAAATCGGTATCGATTCGACTAATCCACGCTATCCATCCCTTGATCGTCAGATGCCGGTTTTTGAACACCAACTGATGCTTGCAAAGGAGCTTTCGATGCCCGCGGTGATTCATTCCCGGGGTGCGGAAAAAAGAGCCGTTACTCTTTGCAAAAGCCTGGACATTCAAAAAGTGATTTTTCATTGCTTTACCGGATCCCAGGATGCACTCGGGATGCTTCTCGATGAAGGGTATTATGTTTCCTTTTCGGGAATAATCACCTTTAAAAATCAGGATGTAAAAGAGCGGGTGGTCTATGCGCCCCTCGACAGGATCTTTATCGAGACCGATACTCCCTACCTTGCTCCTGTTCCGTTCCGGGGCAAGCGAAATCGTCCGGCATGGGTCTCTCATGTAGGAAAAAAAGCGGCAGCATTAAAGAATATATCCACCGAACGGTTGGCCGAAGCACTAAAGAAAAACTTTAACGGCCTCTTTTCGGTTGAAACTTGA